Part of the Streptomyces antimycoticus genome, GTCGGGCTGCTCATCCCGACGAATCCGGCGAACACGCTGATCATGATGATCGCCGCCGCGGCCACCACCCGTCCGCTGTGCCGGAAGCCGCTCACGATCGCCTCGCCGGGGGACGCCCCATGGACGTGGGCCTCCCGCATCCGGGTGAGGAGGAAGACCTCGTAGTCCATGGCGAGGCCGAAGACGATGCCGATGATGAGAATCGGCATCAGCGACATGACCGGTCCGGTCTGCTCGATGCCGAGCAGATCCGCCGCCCAGCCCCACTGGAAGACGGCGACGAGGACACCGAAGGCGGCACCCACCGACAGCAGGAAGCCGAGCGCGGCCTTGACCGGGACCAGGACCGAGCGGAAGACCACCAGCAGCAGGAGCAGCGCCAGGCCGATGACCACGGTGAGATAGGGGATGAGGGCGTCGGACATGGCTTCGGAGATGTCGATGTTCATCGCGGTGGTGCCGGTCACCAGGATCGCGGCGCCCGTGTCGGCCTCGACGCCGGAGACCGCGCCCCGGATCGCGTGCACCAGGTCCTTGGTCTCGCCGCTGTTCGGCGCGGTCTTGGGGACAGCGGTGAGGATGGCCGTGTCCTTGGTCCGGCTGAGCGCCGGATCACCGACCGAGGCGATCCCGTCCACTCCCCGTAGGGTCGTGACGACCTGGTTTGTGGCGGCCCGGGTGTCCGCGGACTTCGAGGCGTCCACAACCACGGTCAACGGGCCGTTGAAGCCGGGGCCGAAGCCTTCGGACAGCAGGTCGTAGGCGCGGCGCTGGGTGGTCTCCACCGACTTGGACTCGTCTCCGGGCAGCCCGAGTTCGAGGCTCAGCGCCGGCACGGCGACGGCGCCGAGGCCGAGTCCGGCGATCATCAGCACGGCCACCGGCCGGCGCAGCACGAACCGCGCCCAGCGGGTGCCTATGCGCTTCGCCGGCTTTGTCGCGATGGGTTGCCGGTCGCCTGCGGGTTCGTCGTGGCTGGTCGCGTAGTTCTCCGCGCCCCTTCGGGGCGCTCCGGCAGCCTTGCGGACGGCACGGGGCAGGACCCGGCGGCCGAAGAGGCCGAACAGCGCGGGGACCAGGGTCAGTGCGACGAGCACGGCGAGGGCCACGGCGCCCGCGCCGCCCATGCCCATCTTGGTGAGTTCGGGGATTCCGACGACCCCCAGCCCGACCAGGGCGATGAAGACGGTGGCGCCGGCGAAGACGACGGCGGATCCGGCCGTGCCCACCGCCCGTCCGGCGGCCTCCTCCGGCTCGCTGCCCTGGGCGCACTCGTCACGGAAGCGGGAGGTGATGAAGAGGGCGTAGTCGATGCCAACCGCCAGCCCCAGCATCAGCGCCAGGATGGCGACGGTGGATGTCAGGCCCAGCGGCACGGCCAGCGCGGAGACCAGCCCGAAGGCGATGGCCACGCCCAACAGGGCGGTCAGCAGCGACAGTCCGGCCGCGACCAGCGACCCGAGGGCGAGGACCAGCACCACGGCCGCCACCGCCACGCCGATGAGCTCCGTCGTACCGCCCGGTTCCTCTTCCGAATCCAGGGCCGAGCCGCCGACCTCCACGGTCAGCCCCGCGTCCCGGGCCTGGTTCGCGGCGTCCTCGAGGGCGCTCTTCGTCGACTCGGTCAGGTCGACGGCGCCCTCGGTGTAGGTGATCGTGGAGTAGGCGATGGTGCCGTCCTCGCTGACCGCGCCGCTCTCATAGGGGTCGGTGGTCGACGCGACCTGATCGCCCCCGTCCAGCGAGCCGAGCGCGTCCTGGACGGCCGCCTTGTTCTCCCTGGCCGTCACCCGCTGCCCGTCCGGTGCCTGGAACACCAAACGGGCCTCGGCGCCCTGGGAGTTGCTCTCGGGGAAGCGCTCGTCCAGCA contains:
- a CDS encoding MMPL family transporter, with amino-acid sequence MATFLYRIGRWAFRRRRLVGGLWLGALVLALAAAAMAPAGEEEDLSMPGTESQKAFDLLDERFPESNSQGAEARLVFQAPDGQRVTARENKAAVQDALGSLDGGDQVASTTDPYESGAVSEDGTIAYSTITYTEGAVDLTESTKSALEDAANQARDAGLTVEVGGSALDSEEEPGGTTELIGVAVAAVVLVLALGSLVAAGLSLLTALLGVAIAFGLVSALAVPLGLTSTVAILALMLGLAVGIDYALFITSRFRDECAQGSEPEEAAGRAVGTAGSAVVFAGATVFIALVGLGVVGIPELTKMGMGGAGAVALAVLVALTLVPALFGLFGRRVLPRAVRKAAGAPRRGAENYATSHDEPAGDRQPIATKPAKRIGTRWARFVLRRPVAVLMIAGLGLGAVAVPALSLELGLPGDESKSVETTQRRAYDLLSEGFGPGFNGPLTVVVDASKSADTRAATNQVVTTLRGVDGIASVGDPALSRTKDTAILTAVPKTAPNSGETKDLVHAIRGAVSGVEADTGAAILVTGTTAMNIDISEAMSDALIPYLTVVIGLALLLLLVVFRSVLVPVKAALGFLLSVGAAFGVLVAVFQWGWAADLLGIEQTGPVMSLMPILIIGIVFGLAMDYEVFLLTRMREAHVHGASPGEAIVSGFRHSGRVVAAAAIIMISVFAGFVGMSSPTIQTMGVGLAAAVLFDAFVVRMAIVPAVLALLGHRAWWLPRILDRVLPNVDIEGEALTRHVPAAATVPDAAVAPLPAGRHRG